The DNA region TCATATAGAACTTCGAGGAGATCGCGCGAACACGATGCGTGATTCGCCACCCGAGATAATCGTTCAAATCGGAACAAAAAGGGCGTTTGATGTTGCTTGCACGGGTGTCAGTTACATGCTTCAATCGTCGCCACAGGCGGAGCGAGCTATCAAACTTAGGTCGCCACGGGAGGTCTGCAAAGGAACCTGACCAGCTGAAGCTGGGTGTCGGACTGCACGTCCGAAAACGATAGGAATTCGATTTCTTCAGCCAAGTCGGCTGCCATATCACGCTGCAGCGGTCCCATCCCCGGGATCGCTCGGATAGTCGTGCCTCACGACCTTAACGCAATTTTCGGCATGCCACAAGAACGGGTCACATCAACGCGCAACCACGGGTACGAACGTCGTCGAATGGGGAGGATCCCATGGGGATGCAGATGCGTATTCAGGTCACCGATCCGGAGACGGACTTCCGAGGCTTCGTCGTCATCGACGACATGGTCGACAACCGGGCGATGGGTGGCACCCGAATGACGGCCGACGTCGACATCGAGGAAGTCAGCGCACTCGCCGAAGCGATGACCTCCAAACTCGCCCTGGCCGGCCTGTCGATCGGCGGGGCCAAGGCCGGTATCGCCTGCGGACTCCCGCCCGGACCACAACGCGACCGGCAACTGACCGCATTCGGCAAGGCCGTCGCCCCGTTGCTGCACAGCGGCATCTACCTGGGATGCGACCAGGGGGTTTCCTACCGGGACCGCGACCTGTTCTTCGAGGCCGCCGCCTTCGACCTGCGTCGCGACGGCAAGGTGGAACTCCCTTGCTCGTGGAGCGAACTGTGGCGCCACTGCCATGAGGTGACCGGCTTCGGAGTGTGCGAGGCGACCGTCGAGGCCGCCGAAAGAATCGGTCTGGACGCCACCAGCGGCACCGTTTCCATCCAGGGTTTCGGCACCGTGGGTCGGGCCGTGGCGAGCGGACTCGCCGCTCGTGGATTTCGTATCGTCGCGGTCGCCGACCGCTATGGCACGATCATCAACCCGGACGGACTCCCGGTGCAGGAACTCATATCCGTCACCGATGAGTCCGGGACCATCGACCGGAGCCGGTTGCCCGACGGACAACTGCTGGACTCAGCCGCCGAGGCATGGCTGGACGTCGCCGCGGACGTCCTTGTCCTCGCCGCCAACCGCGACGCGGTCACCCGGCACAACGTCGACCGGGTCACCGCCGCGATCATCGTCGAGGGTGGCAACCTGACCTGCTCCGACGAGGCATGTGAGGAGCTCGCCAGGCGGGGTGTGCCGGTGCTGCCGGGGATCGTGGCCAACTGCGGTGCGGCGGCCGTGACCGGCCTGTTGCTGCTCGGCGCCGCGCCCCACGACCTCGGACTCGACGAACTCGTCGACTGGCTGTTCCGCGAGGTCTCGGCCCGCATCCGGGACAACGTCCGGGAACTGCTGGCGCGCTCCACTGGCGACCCGCGACCACTGACGCGCATCGCCGCGGAGATCGCCGCGCAGCGGCTGGCCACCCGCCGCGAGCGGGAACTGGTCAGTGCCTGATGCCGCAGCACCCCCGCACCGGTCCGCGAATCTGTGTCTACCACCCGACAATCGGTCCACGGCTACGTGCCAGCCTCGCCGCGCGCCATCCGGACCTGCCGGTCGAGCTGGTGACCGACGTCGACTCCGATCCCCCGGACGGTGACAGCATCGAAGTGCTGGTCGCCAACACCTTCCCCGCCGGCCTGCTCGGCAGGTGCCGCCGGCTGCGCTGGCTGCACCTGACCGGTACCGGCACCGACCACGTACCGGCCGGCGCGCCGTCACCGACGCTCCAGGTGTCGTCGTCGGCCAGGGTGCCGGCGACGGCCGTCGCGGAGTTCGCCTGGATGGGGCTGCTGGCGCTGGCCAAGGACGCCGTACGGCTGGTCGACCAGCATCGGCGGCAGCAATGGCGGCTGCCCGACGCGCTGCTGGTCACCGGGTCGCGGATGGTGCTCG from Solwaraspora sp. WMMD791 includes:
- a CDS encoding Glu/Leu/Phe/Val dehydrogenase dimerization domain-containing protein, with translation MGMQMRIQVTDPETDFRGFVVIDDMVDNRAMGGTRMTADVDIEEVSALAEAMTSKLALAGLSIGGAKAGIACGLPPGPQRDRQLTAFGKAVAPLLHSGIYLGCDQGVSYRDRDLFFEAAAFDLRRDGKVELPCSWSELWRHCHEVTGFGVCEATVEAAERIGLDATSGTVSIQGFGTVGRAVASGLAARGFRIVAVADRYGTIINPDGLPVQELISVTDESGTIDRSRLPDGQLLDSAAEAWLDVAADVLVLAANRDAVTRHNVDRVTAAIIVEGGNLTCSDEACEELARRGVPVLPGIVANCGAAAVTGLLLLGAAPHDLGLDELVDWLFREVSARIRDNVRELLARSTGDPRPLTRIAAEIAAQRLATRRERELVSA